A genomic segment from Gavia stellata isolate bGavSte3 chromosome 4, bGavSte3.hap2, whole genome shotgun sequence encodes:
- the LOC104252835 gene encoding BPI fold-containing family C protein yields the protein MAKICCSLLLLSLLSGQLNANPGLKVRITQKGLEYAKEVGLEILKQNMEKQHFPDLSGYEKFGLGNVKYNISRIHVTAVEFPSASISLIPGTGIKLVIGNASLTIDMNWNIRTWMFKDSGKSTVYISKVFVTAIFSTPLDNTGHTSISLTSCRTTSGDIDIKLNGKSGFLHNFFIKYLKKPIHRSLVTNSCPNIRSGIQLIDEDLRSLNVLTPIDDLAEVDYSLNSLPAVFRPFIDLDLKGIVYPAGNYSGPPYVAAPFTIPDQSDSMLYLAFSEYFFQTSSFAYYTAGAFNITITEETCSYFNISTEIFGSIIPEVAKYSVTPYPVMLKLMATEIPIISLEQDSFTVEIQGSMEVFAVLPDSTTQSLFTMNIAANTSIALNIFDQKLMGSLCLNRLRFSLAHSNVGFFEISLLENILSYILQTEVIPSANAKLSKGFPLPSLANVTLTRPHITIVQGYMLISTDVHYKH from the exons atgGCGAAGATTTGCTGTTCTCTCCTCCTCTTAAGTTTGCTCAGTGGGCAACTCAATGCCAACCCTGGACTCAAAGTGAGGATCACCCAGAAGGGGTTGGAATATG CCAAGGAGGTTGGGCTGGAAATCCTGAAGCAGAATATGGAGAAGCAGCATTTCCCTGATTTGAGTGGCTATGAGAAATTTGGGCTTGGTAATGTCAAATACAACATCTCAAG AATACATGTCACTGCTGTTGAATTCCCCAGTGCTTCCATCTCCCTCATACCTGGGACTGGGATAAAACTGGTGATTGGAAATGCTTCTCTAACCATCGATATGAACTGGAACATAAGGACCTGGATGTT CAAAGACAGCGGAAAGAGCACAGTGTACATTTCAAAGGTGTTTGTTACTGCAATCTTTTCAACACCCCTGGATAATACAGGTCATACATCAATATCACTTACTAGCTGCCGGACAACTTCTGGTGATATAGACATCAAGTTGAATGGAAAAAGTGG CTTCCTGCATAACTTCTTTATCAAGTATCTGAAGAAACCCATTCACAGGAGCTTGGTCACTAAC TCATGTCCCAACATCAGATCTGGGATCCAGTTGATAGATGAAGACCTCCGATCACTGAATG TCCTAACGCCGATTGATGATTTGGCCGAAGTAGACTACTCCTTAAATAGCTTGCCAGCAGTATTCCGACCCTTCATTGACCTGGACTTAAAG GGGATAGTCTATCCAGCTGGAAACTATTCTGGCCCTCCCTATGTGGCAGCTCCCTTCACTATCCCAGACCAAAGCGACTCCATGCTCTACCTTGCCTTCTCTGAGTATTTCTTTCAGACCTCCTCATTTGCTTACTACACTGCAGGGGCCTTCAACATCACCATTACAGAGGAG acttGCAGCTATTTTAATAtaagcacagaaatatttggcAGTATCATCCCTGAG GTAGCCAAATATTCAGTTACACCCTACCCAGTGATGTTGAAGCTAATGGCTACTGAAATACCTATCATCAGCTTAGAGCAGGATTCCTTCACGGTAGAGATTCAGGGCTCCATGGAGGTATTTGCTGTTCTGCCAGATTCTACCACCCAGTCGTTGTTCACAATGAACATA GCAGCCAACACCAGCATTGCTCTGAATATATTTGACCAGAAATTGATGGGCTCACTATGTTTGAACAG GCTCCGGTTCTCCCTAGCCCACTCCAATGTTGGCTTTTTCGAG ATCTCACTTCTCGAGAACATCCTGTCTTACATTTTACAGACTGAAGTAATTCCATCAGCTAATG ctaaactGTCAAAAGGATTCCCTCTTCCCAGTCTGGCGAATGTTACCCTGACGAGGCCTCACATTACAATTGTACAG GGATACATGTTGATTTCTACCGATGTCCACTACAAACactaa